In Herbaspirillum seropedicae, a single window of DNA contains:
- a CDS encoding thiol:disulfide interchange protein DsbA/DsbL, whose translation MRFHQKLLAAVSFGVLAFTASVGASASPANPQAGTDYRVLEQAQPTDSGNKVEVTEFFWFDCPHCAAWDPSLTAWVKKQGDKISFKKVPVAFRDSFVPQQKLYYTLEAMGRADELTPKIFHAIHVENQRINTDKTILAYIEKAGIDKQKFLDLYNSFGIQTKARRAAQLQEAYKVDGVPMIAIDGRYVTSPAVVGVALANQPESMQQAAALQVMDHLVAKAAAEKAKKK comes from the coding sequence ATGCGTTTCCATCAAAAGCTGCTGGCTGCCGTCAGTTTCGGCGTGCTGGCCTTCACCGCCAGCGTTGGCGCCTCGGCCTCCCCGGCCAATCCGCAGGCAGGCACCGACTACCGTGTGCTGGAGCAGGCCCAGCCCACCGATTCCGGCAACAAGGTCGAGGTCACCGAATTCTTCTGGTTCGACTGCCCGCACTGCGCCGCCTGGGATCCCTCGCTGACGGCCTGGGTCAAGAAGCAGGGCGACAAGATCAGCTTCAAGAAGGTGCCGGTCGCTTTCCGCGACAGCTTCGTGCCGCAGCAGAAGCTCTACTACACCCTGGAAGCCATGGGCCGCGCTGACGAGCTGACCCCCAAGATCTTCCACGCCATCCACGTCGAGAACCAGCGCATCAATACCGACAAGACCATCCTCGCCTATATCGAGAAGGCCGGCATCGACAAGCAGAAATTCCTCGACCTCTACAATTCCTTCGGCATCCAGACCAAGGCCCGCCGCGCAGCCCAGCTGCAGGAAGCCTACAAGGTCGACGGCGTGCCGATGATCGCCATCGATGGCCGCTACGTGACCTCGCCGGCCGTGGTCGGCGTGGCGCTGGCCAACCAGCCTGAGTCCATGCAGCAGGCCGCTGCCCTGCAGGTGATGGATCACCTGGTGGCCAAGGCCGCCGCCGAGAAGGCCAAGAAGAAGTAA
- a CDS encoding SPOR domain-containing protein: protein MKPLNAKYHKQAGGTLLGLILGLIVGLGIAVGVALMITKSPIPFVNKVARPERADPTPAQAADPNRPLYGNRDIAREAARDQQQSQTPVPPNTAAAQPVPPVAPTPQATAPAAKPDSKAADAKPSASTPPATASKNDTNDDKWTYFLQTGAFRDQADAESARAKLALLGFEAKVTERTADSGVLYRVRIGPFAHAEAMNRTRSKLSDNGVDAAIVRIPK, encoded by the coding sequence GTGAAACCGTTGAACGCGAAATATCACAAGCAGGCCGGCGGCACGCTGCTCGGTCTGATCCTGGGTTTGATCGTCGGCCTGGGCATCGCCGTGGGTGTGGCGCTGATGATCACCAAGTCGCCCATCCCCTTCGTCAACAAGGTGGCGCGTCCCGAACGCGCCGATCCGACGCCGGCCCAGGCGGCCGATCCCAACCGTCCGCTCTACGGCAATCGCGACATCGCCCGCGAGGCCGCGCGCGACCAGCAGCAGTCGCAGACGCCGGTGCCGCCCAATACCGCCGCCGCCCAGCCGGTCCCGCCCGTGGCGCCGACGCCGCAGGCTACTGCGCCGGCCGCCAAGCCCGACAGCAAGGCGGCGGACGCCAAGCCCTCGGCCAGCACGCCACCGGCCACCGCGTCCAAGAACGACACCAACGACGACAAGTGGACCTACTTCCTGCAGACCGGCGCCTTCCGCGACCAGGCCGATGCTGAAAGCGCCCGCGCCAAGCTGGCCCTGCTGGGCTTCGAGGCCAAGGTCACCGAACGCACCGCTGACAGCGGCGTGCTGTACCGGGTCCGTATCGGTCCCTTCGCCCATGCCGAGGCAATGAACCGTACGCGCAGCAAGCTGTCCGACAACGGGGTCGATGCCGCCATCGTGCGCATTCCCAAGTAA
- the argS gene encoding arginine--tRNA ligase gives MLAQQKQRISDLFSSALQPLLAESGLTPTITLERPRDASHGDVACNIAMQLAKPLKKNPRELAQAIVAAVMADPAREDLVESVEIAGPGFINLRVAAAAKQAVVKVIHEQGEAYGRGSAGAGKKVLVEFVSANPTGPLHVGHGRQGALGDALSSLLEAQGYDVLREFYYNDAGVQIATLATSVQARARGFKPGDAEWPESAYNGDYIADIARDFLDKKTVSASDGEPVTGSGEVDDIESIRRFAVAYLRHEQDLDLQAFGVKFDNYYLESSLYADGKVAAAVDALIAAGKTYEQDGALWLRTTDYGDDKDRVMKKTDGTYTYFVPDVAYHINKWQRGYGKVINIQGSDHHGTIARVRAGLQAAGVGIPQGYPDYVLHKMVTVMRNGEEVKISKRAGSYVTLRDLIEWSAGEPVEGQERDLTRGRDAVRFFLISRKADTEFVFDVDLALAQSDENPVYYVQYAHARICTVLGKSGVDEEALKSSADLSLLTAPREATLLAKLAEYPDMLAHALQELGPHQVAFYLRDLAGELHSYYNAERVLVDDVPTRSARLALLSATRQVLRNGLALLGVSAPARM, from the coding sequence ATGCTCGCACAACAGAAACAACGCATCTCCGACCTGTTCTCGTCCGCCTTGCAGCCGCTGCTGGCTGAGAGCGGCCTGACGCCGACCATCACCTTGGAGCGTCCGCGCGATGCCTCGCACGGCGACGTCGCCTGCAACATCGCCATGCAGCTGGCCAAGCCGCTGAAGAAGAATCCGCGCGAGCTGGCCCAGGCCATCGTGGCCGCCGTCATGGCCGACCCGGCCCGCGAAGACCTGGTGGAGTCCGTCGAGATCGCCGGTCCCGGCTTCATCAACCTGCGCGTGGCCGCCGCCGCCAAGCAGGCCGTGGTCAAGGTGATCCATGAACAGGGCGAGGCTTACGGCCGTGGCAGCGCCGGTGCTGGCAAGAAGGTGCTGGTCGAGTTCGTCTCGGCCAATCCCACCGGTCCGCTGCATGTGGGCCATGGCCGCCAGGGCGCGCTGGGCGATGCGCTGTCGTCGCTCCTGGAAGCGCAGGGCTATGACGTGCTGCGCGAGTTCTACTACAACGACGCCGGCGTACAGATCGCCACGCTGGCCACCTCGGTGCAGGCGCGCGCGCGCGGCTTCAAGCCGGGTGACGCTGAATGGCCCGAGTCGGCCTACAACGGCGACTACATCGCCGACATCGCCCGCGACTTCCTCGACAAGAAGACCGTCTCGGCCAGCGATGGCGAACCCGTCACCGGCAGCGGCGAGGTCGACGACATCGAATCGATCCGCCGCTTCGCCGTGGCCTACCTGCGCCACGAGCAAGACCTCGACCTGCAGGCCTTCGGCGTGAAGTTCGACAATTACTATCTCGAATCTTCGCTCTACGCCGACGGCAAGGTCGCCGCCGCCGTGGATGCGCTCATTGCCGCCGGCAAGACCTATGAGCAGGATGGCGCGCTGTGGCTGCGCACCACCGACTATGGCGACGACAAGGATCGCGTCATGAAGAAGACCGACGGCACCTATACCTACTTCGTGCCCGACGTCGCCTATCACATCAACAAGTGGCAACGCGGCTACGGCAAGGTCATCAATATCCAGGGCAGCGACCACCACGGCACCATCGCGCGCGTGCGCGCCGGCCTGCAGGCCGCTGGCGTGGGCATTCCGCAGGGCTATCCCGACTACGTGCTGCACAAGATGGTCACCGTCATGCGCAATGGAGAAGAGGTCAAGATCTCCAAGCGCGCCGGTTCCTACGTGACCCTGCGCGACCTGATCGAATGGTCGGCCGGCGAGCCGGTCGAGGGTCAGGAACGTGACCTCACGCGCGGCCGCGATGCGGTGCGCTTCTTCCTCATCTCGCGCAAGGCCGATACCGAGTTCGTCTTCGATGTCGACTTGGCGCTGGCGCAGTCCGATGAAAATCCGGTCTACTACGTGCAGTATGCGCATGCCCGCATCTGCACCGTGCTGGGCAAGTCGGGCGTGGACGAAGAGGCGCTCAAGAGCAGCGCCGACCTGTCGCTCTTGACCGCTCCGCGCGAAGCAACGCTCTTGGCCAAGCTGGCCGAGTACCCGGACATGCTGGCCCATGCCCTGCAGGAACTGGGACCACACCAGGTCGCCTTCTACCTGCGCGATCTGGCAGGCGAACTGCATAGCTACTACAATGCGGAACGCGTGCTGGTCGACGATGTCCCAACCAGGTCCGCGCGTCTGGCGCTGTTGTCCGCCACCCGCCAGGTGCTGCGCAACGGCCTGGCGCTGTTGGGCGTATCGGCTCCGGCCAGAATGTAA
- a CDS encoding primosomal protein N' — MEQRILQVALDTPLHTVFDYAWQAQAEGELVPAIGQLVVVPFGRREAVGVVVGHVSQSALEQGKIKQVIAVRHQLPPLSAHWLALCGFAADYYQRPLGEVMLPGLPKNLRALSTVALDKALNALGRLSAPKKSKARSKARAHPEDEARQETAAADATPADPMQFAQAPALNAAQQEAADAIAAAHAFAPLLLYGVTGSGKTEVYLQAAAAILRRAAESGERAQILVLVPEINLTPQLEGNIRARFPHLNVVALHSGLAEGERARNWLAAHLGQAQIVLGTRLAILASLPALKLIVIDEEHDPSYKQQEGLRYSARDLAVWRAHQLGIPVVLGSATPSLETWQHAQAGRYRRLELRQRAAREAVLPTVKVIDLERDKPVDGLTATLIAAVRKRLEQGEQSLLFLNRRGYAPVLACDACGWISNCMRCDAFMVVHRPERRLRCHHCSLELHIPRACPTCGNVDLQPLGRGTQRVEEGLQAIFPEARVLRIDADSTRLKGSAQSAFDSVHRGEVDILIGTQMVAKGHDFKKLTLVGVLNPDTALFSHDYRASERLFAQLMQVAGRAGRAGLSADGSSGEVLIQTRYPHHPLYQAVIRHDYDGFAGELLEERRQAHFPPFMYQALLRAEARELDTAMAFLKDAATLLEAPAITINEPIPMTLMRVANVERAQLLIECASRPVLQAFLKQWLALLRQVKTRARWSLEVDPVDI, encoded by the coding sequence GTGGAACAACGCATCCTCCAGGTCGCTCTCGATACCCCCCTGCACACGGTCTTTGACTATGCCTGGCAAGCCCAGGCCGAGGGGGAGCTTGTGCCCGCCATTGGCCAGCTGGTGGTGGTGCCGTTTGGCCGCCGCGAGGCGGTCGGGGTGGTGGTCGGCCATGTGTCGCAAAGCGCGCTGGAGCAGGGCAAGATCAAGCAGGTCATCGCCGTGCGTCACCAATTGCCGCCGCTGTCGGCCCATTGGCTGGCCCTGTGCGGTTTCGCCGCCGATTATTACCAGCGCCCGCTGGGCGAGGTGATGTTGCCCGGGCTGCCCAAGAACCTGCGCGCTCTCAGCACGGTAGCGCTGGACAAGGCCCTCAATGCCCTGGGCCGTCTGAGCGCGCCGAAGAAATCCAAGGCCCGCTCCAAGGCACGCGCCCATCCTGAAGACGAGGCGCGGCAAGAGACTGCGGCGGCCGACGCCACCCCGGCTGATCCCATGCAGTTCGCCCAGGCGCCCGCCCTCAACGCCGCCCAGCAGGAGGCGGCCGACGCCATTGCCGCCGCCCATGCGTTTGCGCCGCTGCTGTTGTACGGCGTCACCGGCAGCGGCAAGACCGAGGTCTATCTGCAAGCGGCAGCGGCCATCCTGCGCCGCGCTGCCGAGAGTGGCGAGCGCGCCCAGATCCTGGTGCTGGTGCCGGAAATCAATCTCACGCCGCAGCTCGAAGGCAATATCCGCGCACGCTTTCCGCACCTGAACGTGGTGGCGCTGCACAGCGGCCTGGCCGAGGGCGAGCGCGCCCGCAACTGGCTGGCCGCGCACCTGGGGCAGGCGCAGATCGTGCTGGGGACGCGGCTGGCCATTCTCGCTTCGCTGCCAGCGCTCAAGCTCATCGTCATCGATGAAGAGCACGATCCTTCCTACAAGCAGCAGGAAGGCTTGCGCTACTCCGCTCGCGACCTGGCCGTGTGGCGCGCCCACCAGCTCGGCATCCCGGTCGTGCTGGGCTCGGCCACGCCGTCGCTGGAGACCTGGCAGCACGCCCAGGCCGGGCGCTACCGCCGGCTGGAACTGCGCCAGCGCGCTGCCCGCGAGGCGGTGCTGCCCACCGTCAAGGTGATCGACCTGGAGCGCGACAAGCCCGTCGACGGCCTGACCGCGACCCTCATTGCCGCCGTGCGCAAGCGCCTGGAGCAGGGCGAGCAATCGCTGCTGTTCCTGAACCGGCGCGGCTATGCCCCGGTGCTGGCCTGCGACGCCTGCGGCTGGATCAGCAATTGCATGCGCTGCGACGCCTTTATGGTGGTGCACCGCCCCGAGCGCCGCCTGCGTTGCCACCATTGCAGCCTGGAACTGCACATTCCGCGCGCCTGCCCGACCTGCGGCAACGTCGATCTGCAACCCTTGGGACGCGGCACCCAGCGGGTCGAAGAGGGCTTGCAGGCGATCTTCCCCGAGGCCCGCGTGCTGCGCATCGACGCCGATTCGACCCGCCTGAAGGGCTCGGCCCAGAGCGCATTCGACAGCGTTCATCGGGGCGAGGTCGATATCCTGATCGGCACCCAGATGGTGGCCAAGGGCCATGACTTCAAAAAGTTGACGCTGGTGGGTGTACTTAATCCCGATACCGCGCTGTTCTCGCATGACTACCGTGCCAGCGAGCGCCTCTTCGCCCAGCTCATGCAGGTGGCCGGGCGCGCCGGCCGGGCTGGCCTGTCGGCCGATGGCAGTTCGGGCGAGGTGCTGATCCAGACGCGTTATCCCCATCATCCGCTGTACCAGGCGGTGATCCGTCATGACTACGACGGTTTCGCCGGTGAGCTGCTGGAGGAGCGTCGCCAGGCGCACTTCCCGCCCTTCATGTACCAGGCGCTGCTGCGCGCCGAAGCGCGCGAGCTCGACACCGCCATGGCCTTCCTCAAGGACGCCGCCACCCTGCTGGAGGCGCCGGCCATCACCATCAACGAACCGATCCCGATGACGCTGATGCGGGTGGCCAATGTGGAGCGGGCGCAATTGCTGATCGAATGCGCTTCGCGTCCGGTGCTGCAGGCGTTTCTCAAGCAATGGCTGGCTCTGTTGCGGCAGGTGAAGACACGGGCGCGCTGGTCGCTGGAAGTCGATCCGGTCGATATCTGA